A single region of the Triticum dicoccoides isolate Atlit2015 ecotype Zavitan chromosome 2B, WEW_v2.0, whole genome shotgun sequence genome encodes:
- the LOC119362645 gene encoding 30S ribosomal protein S9, mitochondrial-like codes for MVAAPPPRTTMLLRRLLHPSHHLRRGLQTLTTTTNAAAAAPSAPHPLSAPLPFRRLPARLLSPRLLSTSGGDNDTRRPWAFTQDSGDPDPFADVDPAAAVPGEAPLGSSAVVEDPWSKDFRAEDSDKADVFEEIYKDAAAAAPTARKAAPAEPWAWDLEGEKDDPFAARKDAAAAARPTARKAAPAEPWTWDMEDEKDDPFAAAVLDVGVEGIADEGAQIEELVDGKEEEEDAERQRQEDKAREQQLMETLKGPDRAFGDLISASGITEEMIDSLILLKDARGIPGLPPLSEIQDKAIQKMNATSSRAEVERQMQEEIAKARVRQVDEKGRAYGTGKRKCSIARVWIQPGDGKFVVNDKQFDAYFPILDHRADLLRPFTVTKTLGLWDVACTVKGGGVSGQVGAVRLGISRALQNWEPGLRPYLKAAGYLTRDSRVVERKKPGKAKARKSFQWVKR; via the exons ATGGTCGCCGCCCCCCCTCCGCGCACCACCATgctgctccgccgcctcctccacccctcCCACCACCTCCGGCGCGGCCTCCAGACCCTGACCACGAccaccaacgccgccgccgccgcgccctcggCCCCGCATCCTCTCTCCGCCCCTCTCCCATTTCGCCGCCTCCCCGCCCGCCTCCTCTCGCCGCGGCTCCTCTCCACCTCCGGCGGCGACAACGACACCAGAAGACCGTGGGCCTTCACGCAGGACTCCGGAGATCCAGACCCCTTCGCCGAtgtggaccccgccgccgccgtccccggcGAAGCGCCGCTAGGGTCGAGCGCCGTCGTCGAGGACCCGTGGTCGAAGGACTTCCGCGCGGAGGACAGCGACAAGGCCGACGTGTTCGAGGAGATCTACAAGGATGCGGCCGCGGCAGCGCCTACCGCGAGGAAGGCGGCCCCGGCCGAGCCGTGGGCGTGGGATTTGGAGGGTGAGAAAGACGATCCGTTCGCCGCGAGAAAGGATGCGGCCGCGGCAGCGCGGCCTACCGCGAGAAAGGCGGCCCCGGCCGAGCCGTGGACGTGGGATATGGAGGATGAGAAAGACGATCCCTTCGCCGCGGCTGTGCTTGATGTGGGGGTCGAGGGGATCGCGGATGAGGGTGCCCAGATCGAGGAGCTCGTTGatgggaaagaagaagaagaagatgcggaGCGTCAGCGGCAGGAGGACAAGGCGAGGGAGCAGCAGCTGATGGAGACTCTCAAAG GTCCTGATCGTGCATTTGGGGATCTCATTTCTGCCTCTGGGATTACGGAGGAGATGATTGACAGTTTGATCCTCTTGAAGGATGCCAGGGGAATACCAGGATTGCCTCCTCTAAGTGAAATACAAGATAAAGCTATCCAGAAAATGAATGCAACATCAAGCAGGGCAGAAGTAGAACGCCAAATGCAAGAGGAAATTGCCAAGGCACGTGTGAGACAAGTTGATGAGAAAGGAAGGGCTTATGGTACAGGTAAAAGGAAGTGCAGCATTGCCCGTGTTTGGATTCAGCCTGGTGATGGCAAGTTTGTTGTCAATGACAAGCAATTTGATGCTTACTTCCCAATTCTGGACCATCGAGCTGATCTTCTTCGGCCATTTACTGTGACCAAGACGTTGGGGCTTTGGGACGTAGCTTGTACTGTGAAAGGTGGTGGTGTCTCAG GTCAAGTTGGAGCTGTGCGCCTAGGAATCAGCAGAGCCTTGCAGAACTGGGAACCAGGACTACGCCCATATCTCAAAGCAG CTGGATACTTGACCAGAGATTCGCGTGTGGTCGAAAGGAAGAAGCCTGGAAAGGCAAAGGCAAGGAAGAGCTTCCAATGGGTCAAGCGTTAA